The Camelina sativa cultivar DH55 chromosome 18, Cs, whole genome shotgun sequence DNA window CCGAAGGACTGAGCAACGGGTAGCTCAGTACCTTGAAGAAACGCTGTCAAGAGATTGATTTCTTCATGGGATTGGTAAAAAGGCGATAGAGAGACCTCTGAGGTGATTTGTTGTCCTCTATAGGCTGCGTAAACAAGTAGCTTGTCGTAGTAGATCCCGACTTTTTTGTTAGGGTTTTTGGAGAAGAGAGTGAGTTGGATTGAAGAGTTGAGGAGAtgagtggaggaggaggagagattgaGGCTGTATATATCGGCTTCCGTGAGGGAGAACTCGGGTTTCTCTGGGTGGAGGATGAGCCAAACGAGTaagatgatgaggaggaggccGCTAAAGAAAGTTGAGAATGTAAAAAAGAGTTTCTTGTGACGATGGTTGATGCTAATCCCTCCTTTCTTGGCGCAATGTTTTGGAGAAGTAACGGAGATTTGAGAcatttggagagagagagagaaagagagatgatgatgaggagaagaagaagaagaagatggacagagaagaaggagagaaggcGAAGGGGTTGGTTGATATaaagagtggaagaagaaagcaatAAGCACTTAACCGGCAATTATCTTGGTGGTCTTTAGTAATGCTTTTTTTGACTTAGTTGTCTGCTTGCGAAGGTGTGAAAATATTGACCGTTGGATTAATTGATAAATGGACTTCTGTTTTCTTGCtgtcgtttttttctttctttatgaatatatttgCGTGAACGTTTTAGTTACTTATATTAGTGTACATGCTTGATTAGTTAGGGCAAACACGTACCAAATTATTAATAAAGTTAACACATCCTGAGACTTTGAAATGACTAGAAAAGCAAAAGCTTAattctctttaatttcaaaTGATTAGTATTTTGTGATATTGTGCATGGTAAGTTTTGTGATATATTGTGCATGGTAattctctttaatttcaaaTGATTAGTATTTTGTGATATTGTGCATGCGAAGTTAGAAGACAAAATGTCATGGGATGAAACCGATTCCATATAATTAAAGACCTGAGATGTGTAGACTAAAATCGATATCGAGATTTTGGTAGTTAAATCACTATATATGTTAAAGAAAGCACAAGTGTaggattaaatattttatttaacactTAGATTATTAGACTAATATGGGGTAAAATGATACATAGAAGAAAATAGTTGAACAAAACATTTGGGTCAAGAagcttgtatatatataataacaagtTTTATGTAAagtatattcttttcttttttttcgatGTAAAGTAtatccctatatattaatagagaagcattctcaacAATGATGTGTCGTCGCTAGAGAGCTCGAGACATTAATGAATTTATTGCTCTTATTTtggatatttacacataattgctattgaatgattaaagaatattccttttcaattaattaaaataatcaaacattttaattttaaaatatattttaatcatttttataacatttaattattatatcattattagatctaaaacattttcaaaaacctAAACtattcacctattaaaaaaaagtgattaatattcacatatttaaattttctaaaataaaattatcgcaataatcattattataggaaatgtatttatttaatacaattggtataatatttcacgaatgaaacatattcttacaaaaaaaaaattaaacgaaataaataatcttttatagattgaagaaagagcggatgatatatatttagttgatacatagtaatttgattatatatatttagttgatacaTAGTAATTTAATCAAAACATCATCTTACAGGTTTTATATTTGGTTATTACACtaacaaattttagattttcGATAATAACTTTACttataatattcatattatttgtatagatttatcccgcacatagtgcgggttgttacctaatTCATATGTATATTACAAAGAAAGAGAACGAGTCGTACGGTATATGTGAATGAACCATGAGTCCGAAGATCCTTTTGTCGGAACCTAGTTGTAAGTTTTTGCTCGATTTGTAGTATTTACATGAGACAACCCCACGTATTATTAAAACCATATACTATACAATTAATCGAAGTGTACAAGAATCAACGCCTCCAAATTGCTTTAAAAAGTTTCATCCTATGAAAAGCTTAGATTTTTTCCTTCCACAAAAGCAgcttttcacatttttaaaaacaattggataatattatataaataaattggaTAAATATTTAGACTAGAAATATTGTCTAAAATCTGTTAATGTCATGGAAGACATGAGGAATCTATAATTGGCTTTTTCATAGGgaggaaatattaaaaaaatagagagaaaaagaaggaaaaaaaaaccgtGGAAGCATCTCAATCATTTCATGGGGTTGTGCTTTTTGTGTCTTTATGTAGCCGTTCCTTTTACGCTAAGGAAAGATAGAGCAACTCGTGTATGCATCCAAATTTCTTTAGATTTCACAATAACATTTGTAAGAAAGTTTTATTGTATAACTTTGTTAGCCTAGATTGTAATAAGATGGAAAACTTAGTAGAAGAGATCTGATTCGTATATTCAAAAAGTAATGGATCTTAGCATGCATCTTGGAAGATCCATactctataattttaaaattttcctttggGAATACCCCTTAGAAgttttatgaaaagaaaaaaaaaaagctttctgaATATAGctctaaaaatcattttaaattttagccTCTTCtgttataaaattttcactTCTCAAAAGCGTAGGGACCTCTCTAACTCTGAGAAGTTGGATAAAAGGAGAAATGGAAACAATGCGACATActagtttattaatttatatatggaTTGTATTTGTTATATTGTAGTATGCTTTTTGGTTCATGAATAAACTACTTATAAAAAATGACCCCATGGACTTTGGTAGCTAGTGTGCGATTATAATAATGCTCTTCACTTCTTTTGAAATACTTTCTGAAAATTGTTCATCATTGTAATGTTCTTGCTTTGGACCTAACTTTTTACGGTTTAGCTATTCAAACAATGAAGTGTGAAAAAGAGACTATGCTTTTCAATAATTTCTTTGGTATTTAAAAGTCactttttgttgatttttctcaaaagttttgtgttttaacGAAAGTGAGTTAATATTAAAAGAACCccaagtatatatatgtgactaaTGTTATAATTTCTATATGGTTGATGAGACTTCAGTCTTGCAACAAAAATATCTATCATCCAGAAGAGTTTAGAACATGCATgtaaaaattgatatatatattgtccaatttttcttttcctatatatttgatatttggtCCAATCTGAACTGtaataaatttttggatttgtCTTTTTGGCGGGCCAACCGAATGGGGCAACATGATGTGAACCGGATTTGTTGCGGAGTGAAATGAACTTTAATGCAACTTGGAATCTCCAATACATCGCTCTATGAGACCATGAAATAAGAAAAGCTAGAGGCAATTATCAGATCACAAGAATATATAAATACGAAAGTACTCACATGATTTCTTAGTAAGCTAGGGTCGATGGTTAAGTTATGTACAGGGCTTTTGGAAAAAATATGCAAACTGCTGGGTGATAGAAACGTAGTTTATAAaatggcaaaaagaaaaaaccatttCTCGATATAATTAAGGGTTTCATCCTTCCGCATGGAATATGCTAATATTGTGTGTATCGCTTATCTTATTGGATGTCTCCTAAGGAGATAGGCCCTTAACCCTTAGTTGTTTTTCagatgtatatatactattagaCTTGTATATATTGACAATTACAACCGATGTGAGATATACTAAGTAAAACATTTCTCCTCGACAAAGCCTCGTAACATAGTCATTGTTCCTAATGACATTTATATActgaattaaattaatataatgacggctacaacaaaaaaacgaaGGAGTGAAGgaatcttaacaaaaaaaaaagggacctGTCAGACCGCCGTGCGACCACCCCAGCAAGGTAGAACCGAGCCGAGTAACGATCCTCTACAGCACCAGATGCGTCGGAAGACATATCTGATCGCACTGTCATGGTTCATCAACCAGGGTTAAGGGCCTATCTCCTTTGAAATCAAGGAAACAGAGGTACGTCCTATAGGATAGATCCTGTTCAAGTAAGGTCGTGACCACTGTTGCTTTGTGgccatatataaataactcgTTTCTCCATAAGCTTATCGATGTGTCAAGAATTCTAGTCGTTGTTACTCTGTTTGCTGCTACTACGGTACTACCCTATTGACATGGAATAAAAAGCCTCAATGTCAATGAAGAAAACAGCAACAAATGTTGTTATTGCGGCTAAACTGTTTATGGTTGTAGCAGCTGAAATAAAGATAGTTATACTGTTTCTTTGATGGCATACATAATGAATTTGTGCTGCTGCTTTACTGCATATTTCTTCAGCTTCACTAAgctcttcttttttgtcaagACCTGAAATTTATATTTCATGGTAGATGATAAAACCTAAAACTAAAAGACGAGATTTTAATCTTAATGTTATCACAAGATTTGGTCAAATGCGAACATGTGATATCAGAGctataatgaagaagaagagtgtcggacaaaaaaaaagaaacctgtCAGACCGCCGTGCGACCACCCCGGCAAGGTAGAACCGAGCCGAGTAACGATCCTCTACAGCACCGGATGCGTCCAAGAACAGATCGTGGCCGTTAATCACGCTCTGATCGCACGGTCATGGTTCATCAACCAGGGTTAAGGGCCTGTCTCCTTAGAAATAAAGGAATCAGAGGTACGAGCCTATAGAACAGATCCTGTTCAAGTAAGGTCGTGACCATAGACGCTTAGTCTCCGTTATATATACTGAAACTTTGCTCTTCATAATAACGATGTGGGACAAAATTAAAGGATCATATTAAAAGCTAAAGAGGATACATGGGTAGTAGTGATAATTGGTTGAAGGCCCACGTAGTTATATATGCAAAGCCCATCCCTAATCAGTTTGTGAAAGTGTATTCAGTTCCTGCTTTTAATTCAAAGTTTGTCATGTATAACGACCGAGCTAGTCAACGAATATGAAAATGCAACTCTCGTAATAATTTTACCGTATAATTAAGTTTGTGTTGAGTTACTGtataaattgtttgtttcttggGGTCACCAAACCATCTCAATCAAGCAAATCATTCTCCtctaaagaaaatattaaaaaaaaaaaaaaaaaacgaaacaatagTCACCATGGAAAGTAAGATCAAAACTCTTCTCTCCACGATTCTAGTTGTGAGTACTTTGTGTGCCACTACTTTAGTGAACCCGGGGCTAGCTCAACTACCAACCATTCCTGGCTCCCCAACTGATCTTGCAAAATGTTGGTCATCGCTCCTTAAAATTCAAGGTTGCGAAGTCGAAATCTTCAAATCTGCTTTAACCGGTAAGTTTGAAAACGTTGGACCAACATGCTGCAAGGCGTTTACGGAAATCGATGCAAAGTGTTGGCCCAAAATGTTTCCATTGAATCCTTTCTTCCCTCCTCTTCTCAAGGATGGTTGCTCTCACATCAATGCAGCTGCTCCCTCACTTGCAACATCTAAACTCTCTCTTATTCCTGGATTTTCTCTTCCTGGTTCTCCGGTTGATATCACAAAATGTTGGTCATCACTCTCTAGTGTCGAAGGCTGTGTAGCTGAGATATTCAAATCAGTATTCACAGGAAAGTTTGGTGATGTTGGACATATGTGTTGCAAAGCGTTTTCGGACGTAGATTCAAAGTGTTGGCCTCACATGTTTCCGCTAAATCCGTTATTCCCACCTCTTCTCAAAGATAGTTGCTCTCGCATCGAAGCAGCTGCTCCTACACACAAGTAATCAAGTAGCTATATATATGGGGGGTTTTATATCAAAATGCATTAAATTAGGCTTATTATAGCTTCTAGTTCTAATACTCTAGAAGAGTTTTCTTTATTCCAAACAGCCAGGGAAGTTATTCTTCACATGTAATGGTTACACTACGTCTTATTATCTACAATAATGGCATCTTTGTTATCTTTTCAATAATGGACATCTCGTTTGCTCTAATCTCATTGAGGGataatcttgattcttgaaataGCTATAGCTTATGCCCCCTTGTATGATCTTGAAGACAACTTgagcaacatttttttttggtaggagaCGGGAGACAAATGCCTCCCAAATTTattcaaaacttaaaatcaaacacaaatctGTCTTGGACACGCAGTGTCATTCCTATCATCCGACAAGATCGACACAATCCTACTTGGAACTTCCTCTAAAACATGAAATCCTAAATGAAGAGAAAACATATA harbors:
- the LOC104761396 gene encoding NDR1/HIN1-like protein 12 yields the protein MSQISVTSPKHCAKKGGISINHRHKKLFFTFSTFFSGLLLIILLVWLILHPEKPEFSLTEADIYSLNLSSSSTHLLNSSIQLTLFSKNPNKKVGIYYDKLLVYAAYRGQQITSEVSLSPFYQSHEEINLLTAFLQGTELPVAQSFGYQIGHDRTTGKVIIGLKMDGKLRWKIGTWVSGAYRFNVNCLAIVAFGQNMTTPPLASLQGTRCSTTI
- the LOC104761397 gene encoding egg cell-secreted protein 1.1-like, which produces MESKIKTLLSTILVVSTLCATTLVNPGLAQLPTIPGSPTDLAKCWSSLLKIQGCEVEIFKSALTGKFENVGPTCCKAFTEIDAKCWPKMFPLNPFFPPLLKDGCSHINAAAPSLATSKLSLIPGFSLPGSPVDITKCWSSLSSVEGCVAEIFKSVFTGKFGDVGHMCCKAFSDVDSKCWPHMFPLNPLFPPLLKDSCSRIEAAAPTHK